A window from Candidatus Bathyarchaeia archaeon encodes these proteins:
- a CDS encoding carboxypeptidase M32, giving the protein MGTEETLNSDYEKLLARAKDIVILRSVNEVIGWDMQTKMPPKGIGLRGEQSALLSRFFHKMNTDPEVSTLLEKIERHPDYPSLSELQRRNVYLVRKNYDEQTKLPEKLVAETARQTAIAFGIWKKAKAAKDYSLFKPELAKVIDLIKQTAAILMEVKKTATPYDALIDIFEPKMTASQITPIFNELKTHLIKIIDKCTNSSKQPDPSILRRKVPISAQEEISKSLAKFIEYDAESKNAGGRIDEAEHPFTAGYFDDVRITTHYYEDDVTSSLFSVLHEGGHALYEQGFSPEWMYLPVGSSASAGFHESQSRLVENMIGRSSEFWTSYYSQFKALTGSTFSDIPLDAFVHAINRVQPSKIRVEADEVTYSLHVIIRFEIEQALFQDKVTVDELPSVWNQKYMDYLGQKIENDSEGVMQDIHWAGGGFGYFPSYALGNMYGGQIFAAFAKDVPNWASQLEKGDFHNIRQWLTTNVFSHGNLYDPIPLLKKITGQEINVKPFIDYLNTKFSKIYEY; this is encoded by the coding sequence GTGGGAACGGAAGAGACGTTAAACTCAGACTACGAGAAGCTGTTGGCGAGAGCCAAGGACATCGTAATCCTGCGGTCTGTAAATGAGGTCATCGGGTGGGATATGCAGACCAAGATGCCGCCTAAAGGCATCGGGCTTCGTGGTGAACAAAGCGCACTGCTTAGTCGATTTTTCCATAAGATGAACACTGACCCGGAAGTCAGCACGCTTTTGGAGAAAATTGAGAGGCATCCTGACTATCCAAGTCTCAGTGAGCTCCAGCGACGAAATGTCTACCTAGTCAGAAAGAACTATGACGAACAGACGAAACTGCCGGAAAAGCTCGTTGCCGAGACAGCCAGACAAACGGCCATCGCGTTCGGCATTTGGAAGAAAGCCAAAGCCGCCAAGGATTATTCTCTGTTCAAACCTGAACTCGCCAAGGTCATTGACCTCATAAAGCAAACAGCCGCCATCCTGATGGAGGTGAAGAAAACCGCGACGCCGTACGATGCCTTAATCGATATCTTCGAACCAAAGATGACGGCTAGCCAGATTACCCCAATTTTCAATGAACTCAAGACACACCTCATCAAAATCATAGACAAATGCACGAATTCGTCGAAGCAACCCGATCCTTCCATCCTCAGACGAAAAGTTCCTATAAGTGCGCAAGAGGAAATCTCCAAATCGCTGGCCAAATTCATCGAATACGACGCTGAATCCAAGAACGCAGGCGGTCGAATCGACGAGGCTGAGCATCCTTTTACAGCAGGGTACTTTGATGACGTAAGAATCACAACGCACTACTACGAAGACGATGTAACATCGTCCCTGTTTTCGGTGCTTCACGAAGGGGGTCACGCACTCTACGAACAGGGCTTTAGCCCAGAATGGATGTACCTACCCGTGGGATCAAGTGCCTCCGCAGGCTTCCATGAGTCTCAATCACGCTTAGTGGAGAACATGATAGGCCGCTCAAGCGAGTTCTGGACCAGCTACTATTCACAGTTCAAGGCATTGACAGGCAGCACCTTCTCAGATATTCCATTGGACGCTTTTGTCCACGCAATCAACAGGGTTCAACCTTCCAAAATCCGCGTCGAAGCGGACGAAGTCACCTACAGCTTGCATGTTATAATCCGGTTTGAAATCGAACAGGCTCTATTCCAAGACAAAGTAACAGTGGATGAGCTACCAAGCGTTTGGAACCAAAAGTACATGGATTACCTTGGCCAGAAGATCGAGAATGATTCAGAGGGAGTTATGCAGGACATACACTGGGCTGGAGGAGGCTTCGGATACTTCCCATCGTACGCTCTAGGAAACATGTATGGGGGACAGATATTCGCAGCATTTGCGAAGGACGTGCCAAACTGGGCTAGTCAACTGGAGAAAGGCGACTTCCACAACATCAGACAATGGTTGACCACTAACGTGTTCAGCCACGGAAACCTGTACGATCCGATTCCACTTCTGAAGAAAATCACGGGTCAGGAAATCAACGTTAAACCTTTCATCGACTACCTGAACACAAAATTCTCAAAAATCTACGAATACTGA
- the pfdA gene encoding prefoldin subunit alpha — MSSSDREAFRSLSVELQILEGTAETLQARLNLVNAALTELNIARMTLEGVENESSEAPLFVPIGGGSFIKAKLESNDKVVVGTGAGVSIERTVAEAKQTLQSRIAELEKSRTAIQQQFMQVVGRIQENREKLQDLSVRLSQAGRRASVPETESRP; from the coding sequence GTGTCCAGTAGTGATAGGGAAGCTTTCAGGTCGCTGTCGGTTGAGCTTCAGATTTTGGAGGGGACTGCTGAGACGTTGCAGGCGAGGCTTAACTTGGTTAATGCTGCTTTGACCGAGTTGAATATTGCGAGAATGACGTTGGAAGGCGTTGAGAACGAATCATCCGAAGCGCCTCTGTTTGTCCCCATCGGTGGAGGTTCTTTCATCAAGGCGAAGTTGGAGAGCAATGACAAGGTTGTTGTGGGCACGGGTGCTGGAGTGTCTATTGAGCGTACGGTTGCTGAGGCTAAGCAGACGCTTCAGAGTCGGATAGCTGAGTTGGAGAAGAGCCGGACTGCTATTCAGCAGCAGTTCATGCAGGTTGTGGGCAGGATTCAAGAGAATAGGGAGAAGCTTCAGGATTTGTCTGTCAGACTGAGTCAGGCTGGGAGAAGGGCAAGTGTTCCAGAAACTGAGAGCCGGCCTTAA
- a CDS encoding DNA-binding protein, giving the protein MSEDEIEEPELEDIRRRRMQELQQRLGQEQQQTRAQQQLEMQKQAIIRRILTPEARQRLTNLKMVKPEFANALELQLIQLAQGGRVKTPITDEQLKEILVRLQGQRREIKITRR; this is encoded by the coding sequence TTGAGCGAAGACGAAATCGAGGAGCCAGAGCTCGAAGACATACGCCGACGCCGAATGCAAGAGCTACAGCAAAGACTAGGCCAAGAACAACAGCAAACACGAGCCCAACAACAGCTGGAAATGCAAAAGCAAGCCATAATCCGACGCATATTAACGCCCGAAGCTCGACAACGCCTAACCAACCTCAAAATGGTGAAGCCCGAATTCGCCAACGCGTTGGAACTACAACTCATTCAGCTAGCACAAGGCGGAAGAGTGAAAACACCAATCACAGATGAACAGCTAAAAGAGATACTCGTACGATTGCAAGGGCAACGACGAGAAATCAAAATAACAAGGCGATAA
- a CDS encoding 30S ribosomal protein S19e, protein MPTPYDIPAPLYIQHLAKYIKDNIDQVTPQPWTTTAKTSSHTSRQPEDPDWWFTRAASILRKTYIHGPVGIEQLRADYGGRHRKGSIREHVRKGSGANIRKILQQLETAGLIETTKNKGRTITSQGRRTLDKLAADIKEQLEKTQPELKKYP, encoded by the coding sequence TTGCCCACACCCTACGACATACCAGCGCCACTCTACATACAACACCTAGCCAAATACATAAAAGACAACATAGACCAAGTCACCCCCCAACCATGGACAACCACAGCCAAAACCAGCAGCCACACAAGCCGACAACCAGAAGACCCAGACTGGTGGTTCACCCGAGCCGCATCCATCCTACGCAAAACATACATACACGGACCAGTAGGCATTGAACAACTACGCGCCGACTACGGCGGACGCCACAGAAAAGGCTCCATCAGAGAACACGTCAGAAAAGGCAGCGGAGCCAACATCAGAAAAATCCTACAACAACTCGAAACAGCAGGCCTAATCGAAACCACAAAAAACAAAGGAAGAACCATAACCAGCCAAGGCAGACGAACACTAGACAAACTCGCAGCCGACATAAAAGAGCAACTGGAAAAAACCCAACCAGAACTCAAGAAATACCCCTAA
- a CDS encoding M55 family metallopeptidase produces the protein MSKKPVKNLKIIVDVDMEGISGIDDPSQIWGDQKGFEKSRSLMTKEVNAVVRGLKAGGATEVRVVDDHMSGGPSPLNIIPEKLEKSAKLYQGPDFWGRLNEALDGSLAAAVLLGYHAMADDKEGFLTHTIHPFNIARIEINGKVVGETALAALKLAEHGIPVIMVTGDQALIREASELLPGIETVQVKTSLNRRTTKCLDSAEARKRIEEAAKRAVSKIDQLKPLGIQPPYKVRISFPTKEHAEIAAIIPEARRSGETAVSYIGRNVDEAEAFINTEIALTTSILLRKFIRELAKLESFSRIEEKFWEKTRADWLFQ, from the coding sequence TTGAGCAAGAAGCCTGTGAAAAACCTCAAAATCATCGTAGACGTTGATATGGAAGGAATCTCTGGAATCGACGACCCCAGTCAAATTTGGGGTGACCAGAAGGGATTCGAGAAGTCTCGAAGCCTGATGACTAAGGAGGTTAACGCAGTAGTTCGGGGTCTAAAGGCTGGAGGTGCAACAGAAGTCAGAGTTGTCGACGACCATATGTCTGGTGGTCCAAGCCCCTTGAACATAATTCCTGAAAAGCTGGAGAAGAGCGCTAAGCTGTATCAGGGACCAGATTTTTGGGGAAGACTGAACGAAGCTCTAGATGGATCATTGGCGGCTGCGGTTCTTCTTGGTTATCACGCGATGGCAGATGACAAGGAGGGCTTCCTAACCCACACAATTCATCCTTTCAATATTGCCCGAATAGAGATAAATGGAAAAGTAGTGGGCGAAACGGCGTTAGCGGCGCTCAAACTCGCTGAGCACGGAATTCCTGTGATAATGGTGACTGGCGATCAAGCGCTCATTAGAGAAGCCTCGGAGCTTCTGCCTGGAATTGAAACGGTGCAGGTGAAGACTTCGCTGAACAGAAGGACTACCAAGTGTCTGGACTCCGCTGAAGCCAGAAAGCGGATAGAGGAAGCGGCAAAGCGAGCAGTTTCCAAGATAGACCAGCTGAAGCCTCTAGGAATTCAGCCGCCGTACAAGGTCAGGATTTCTTTTCCTACAAAAGAACACGCAGAAATAGCTGCGATTATCCCTGAGGCAAGAAGAAGCGGAGAAACGGCTGTTTCGTACATTGGCAGAAACGTCGACGAAGCCGAGGCATTCATCAACACAGAGATTGCCCTAACAACAAGCATATTACTAAGAAAATTCATTCGTGAACTCGCAAAACTTGAGAGTTTTTCCCGAATCGAAGAGAAATTCTGGGAGAAAACTAGGGCAGATTGGCTTTTCCAATGA
- a CDS encoding translation initiation factor IF-6, giving the protein MAIDLIGLFGSASIGVYSLTTEKMTIVPPLVSKTKASRLEECLKTKVIRTTIGKSALIGALASANSNGVVLPHYVDDKEVDAIRSTVPEVNVTVMETKRTAYGNMVLANDKGAIADPRLKEVDLANISDAFGVEVVSGEIAGLPYVGSLATVTNKGVLAHPLLKEEEQRRLKEVLKVPIDLGTINCGIPYVGTGLIANSHGAVAGFGTTGPELFIIGQALDVVKVE; this is encoded by the coding sequence GTGGCCATTGACCTGATAGGTTTGTTTGGCAGCGCAAGCATAGGAGTATACTCGCTCACAACCGAGAAAATGACCATCGTGCCACCTCTCGTTTCTAAAACTAAAGCCAGTCGACTCGAGGAATGCCTCAAGACCAAGGTTATCAGGACTACGATCGGCAAGTCTGCTTTGATAGGTGCTTTGGCAAGTGCCAATTCAAACGGCGTAGTGCTTCCGCATTATGTTGACGACAAGGAGGTAGACGCCATAAGGTCGACGGTGCCCGAGGTTAATGTTACAGTAATGGAGACTAAGCGAACTGCTTACGGTAACATGGTGCTGGCAAACGATAAAGGCGCCATAGCTGACCCTAGGTTGAAGGAAGTGGATTTGGCGAACATTTCTGATGCATTTGGCGTCGAAGTTGTTTCCGGTGAGATTGCAGGTCTGCCCTACGTTGGCTCGTTGGCAACCGTAACAAATAAGGGCGTGCTCGCGCATCCGTTGCTGAAAGAAGAAGAACAAAGGCGACTAAAGGAAGTGTTGAAGGTGCCGATCGATTTGGGCACGATCAATTGTGGAATCCCGTATGTGGGCACTGGACTAATAGCGAACAGTCATGGCGCAGTTGCGGGATTTGGGACAACTGGCCCAGAGCTCTTTATTATTGGTCAAGCGTTGGACGTGGTGAAAGTGGAATGA
- a CDS encoding 50S ribosomal protein L31e, whose product MVEERIYTIPLRRAWISPRKKRAPRAIRIVRSFIQRHMKVETGVKAEEEEEEGRLVISNEVNEKLWSRGIEKPPRNIRVRAVKDKEGVVTLYLAEGD is encoded by the coding sequence ATCGTTGAAGAAAGAATCTACACGATCCCTCTGCGCCGAGCTTGGATTTCTCCAAGAAAAAAACGGGCGCCAAGAGCCATACGCATAGTCAGAAGTTTTATCCAACGTCACATGAAAGTTGAAACTGGAGTTAAGGCTGAAGAAGAGGAAGAAGAAGGGCGGTTAGTCATCAGCAACGAAGTGAACGAGAAACTGTGGAGCCGCGGCATTGAGAAACCGCCTAGAAACATCCGAGTGCGAGCTGTCAAAGACAAAGAAGGCGTGGTTACGCTTTATTTGGCTGAAGGAGATTAA
- a CDS encoding BMP family ABC transporter substrate-binding protein: MMNKKGISTAMAAGIIVIVLVVAAVAVYVVTRPPVTPAPKVGLVLATGGLGDQSFNDISYAGVQKAKDELGIEFDYVEPTAIAQYEGFLRDFAKTGQYVIIVSIGFDQADALTKVAGEYPSQNFTIVDMVVDKSNVASLLFKANEGSYLVGVTAGMKTRTGKVGFVGGMDIPLIRDFFKGYEAGAKWANSSVEVVAPVFVGEWANPTKGKELAIGLIDLGVDAIFVAAGKSGLGALEAIHERNILGIGVDADQCYLYPEIKASMTKRVDVAVFEMIKAAVEKKFQGGVKSGGLKEQWVGACRLPEEQSFWEAKFGFTHPTLEATVINKMDEARDKIIAGEITVPSAF; encoded by the coding sequence ATGATGAACAAGAAGGGTATATCAACCGCAATGGCCGCGGGGATAATCGTAATCGTGCTGGTAGTGGCGGCGGTAGCAGTCTACGTCGTCACTAGACCACCAGTTACACCTGCGCCAAAAGTGGGTTTGGTTTTGGCTACAGGCGGATTGGGCGACCAGTCGTTCAACGACATTTCCTATGCAGGCGTGCAAAAGGCAAAAGATGAGTTGGGAATAGAGTTTGACTACGTGGAACCAACGGCAATTGCTCAGTATGAGGGCTTTCTGAGAGATTTTGCCAAGACTGGCCAATATGTGATCATCGTTAGCATAGGCTTTGATCAGGCTGATGCTTTGACCAAAGTTGCAGGTGAGTACCCAAGTCAAAACTTCACCATCGTAGACATGGTTGTAGACAAGTCAAATGTAGCTTCGCTCTTGTTCAAAGCAAACGAGGGTTCCTACTTGGTCGGGGTAACTGCTGGAATGAAGACTAGGACCGGAAAAGTTGGTTTTGTCGGAGGCATGGACATACCTCTCATCAGAGACTTCTTCAAGGGATATGAAGCCGGGGCGAAGTGGGCAAACTCCAGCGTTGAAGTAGTAGCGCCTGTATTCGTCGGTGAATGGGCTAACCCAACCAAAGGAAAGGAACTAGCCATCGGACTGATTGACCTAGGAGTTGACGCAATCTTCGTTGCAGCAGGCAAAAGCGGCTTAGGCGCCTTGGAAGCAATACATGAAAGAAATATTCTGGGGATTGGAGTCGATGCCGATCAGTGCTATCTTTATCCAGAAATAAAAGCTAGTATGACCAAGAGAGTCGATGTTGCAGTGTTTGAGATGATCAAGGCAGCTGTCGAAAAGAAATTCCAAGGCGGCGTCAAAAGCGGAGGACTAAAGGAACAATGGGTCGGAGCCTGCAGACTACCTGAAGAACAAAGCTTCTGGGAAGCAAAATTCGGGTTCACACACCCAACTCTTGAAGCAACAGTGATAAACAAGATGGACGAGGCCAGAGACAAAATCATCGCTGGCGAGATCACGGTGCCGAGCGCCTTCTGA
- the rpl18a gene encoding 50S ribosomal protein L18Ae, with product MSEVKVFRVVGKITKPNYKTDFRKEIRALKPEEAVERVYMEIGSKHRAKRVHIKVLKVEEISAEEVTDASVRKLILGENESVQ from the coding sequence ATGAGTGAAGTTAAAGTGTTCCGGGTTGTGGGCAAGATCACGAAGCCAAATTACAAGACGGATTTTCGAAAAGAGATTCGTGCCTTGAAGCCTGAAGAAGCGGTTGAAAGAGTTTACATGGAAATTGGTAGCAAACACAGAGCTAAACGAGTTCATATCAAAGTGTTGAAGGTTGAAGAGATCAGTGCTGAGGAAGTTACGGACGCAAGTGTTAGAAAGTTGATTTTGGGAGAAAATGAAAGTGTCCAGTAG
- a CDS encoding GNAT family N-acetyltransferase: protein MRFEVGCDPQSEEFKEYWSRNGYRQESKGFNHDRLFEMLVGSIKSNFVQLIVWRENGKIVGHAVWHESNTEEHRKGSPRNKEDTEALEKLLDGKKDFVELHEWWLIETHRGKGYGNEFLDFFEVYMKSEGYFDLVFYADHPAALAAFRKHGYKEGGYLAGSKECVFHHSLKENH from the coding sequence TTGAGGTTTGAGGTTGGTTGTGACCCCCAGTCTGAGGAGTTCAAGGAATATTGGAGTAGAAATGGGTACCGTCAAGAGTCTAAAGGATTCAATCATGATAGACTGTTTGAAATGCTTGTAGGTTCTATCAAGAGCAATTTTGTTCAGCTCATTGTTTGGAGAGAAAACGGCAAGATTGTGGGTCATGCAGTCTGGCATGAAAGCAACACTGAAGAACATAGGAAAGGTTCCCCCAGAAACAAAGAAGACACAGAGGCATTGGAAAAGCTATTGGATGGGAAGAAAGACTTTGTTGAGCTTCATGAATGGTGGTTGATTGAGACACATAGAGGAAAAGGCTACGGAAATGAGTTCTTAGACTTCTTTGAGGTTTACATGAAGAGTGAGGGTTACTTTGATTTAGTGTTTTATGCTGATCATCCGGCGGCGCTGGCTGCATTTCGAAAGCATGGTTACAAAGAAGGAGGATACTTGGCAGGCTCAAAGGAATGTGTCTTCCATCATTCACTTAAGGAAAACCATTAG
- a CDS encoding DMT family transporter translates to MNWIIPTILAMVLFGSWGILVKYAAGKLDTVSFSFFNALSSVIVIAVVFAYFWFSRSTIQLTREGVFISLIAGMIAVLAVLAEVTAYQIGSLSTLSPMIAAGVAAITAVGGIVLFKETIAPKIVVGILLAIVAIYLLSS, encoded by the coding sequence ATGAACTGGATAATTCCAACCATACTAGCGATGGTGTTGTTTGGTTCTTGGGGAATTTTGGTAAAATACGCTGCTGGAAAGCTTGATACTGTTTCCTTTTCCTTTTTCAATGCACTTTCCTCTGTGATAGTGATAGCTGTGGTATTTGCGTATTTCTGGTTCTCCAGATCTACAATTCAGTTAACACGGGAAGGTGTTTTCATTTCGTTGATAGCGGGCATGATTGCTGTTCTCGCAGTTTTGGCAGAAGTAACTGCCTATCAGATAGGTAGTCTTTCTACCTTAAGTCCTATGATAGCAGCAGGCGTTGCTGCAATTACTGCTGTAGGTGGAATCGTTCTGTTCAAAGAAACTATAGCGCCAAAGATAGTAGTAGGAATTCTTTTAGCAATAGTCGCTATTTACTTACTTTCTTCCTGA
- a CDS encoding class I SAM-dependent methyltransferase, whose amino-acid sequence MKKLKPEEDTFGQEIWACYKGEEASEVVERDDGYFNATPGNPKNYFSEYEDWAPIERKAMELVKGRVLDIGCGAGRHSLYLQNKGFDVLGIDSSPLAIKVSKLRGLKKARVTAIEELDFKPNSFDTVIMMGSNFGLFGGLKTAKRILKKLHKITSESGLIIASTRDTFKTSIPEHLEYHKLNRQRGRMPGQLRLRIRFRKCVGRWFDYLIVSKKEMEEILKGTGWKIKETIDSDNSAYIAAFQKTYTCAHKQ is encoded by the coding sequence ATGAAGAAACTTAAGCCTGAGGAAGATACGTTTGGTCAGGAGATTTGGGCTTGCTACAAGGGCGAAGAAGCTTCAGAAGTAGTGGAAAGAGATGACGGCTACTTCAATGCAACCCCGGGAAATCCTAAAAACTACTTCTCAGAATACGAAGACTGGGCGCCGATTGAAAGAAAAGCCATGGAACTCGTGAAAGGAAGAGTCCTAGACATCGGCTGCGGAGCCGGCAGACACTCCTTGTACCTGCAAAACAAAGGATTCGACGTACTAGGAATCGACAGCTCACCCCTAGCGATCAAAGTCAGCAAGCTCAGAGGACTGAAGAAAGCAAGAGTCACGGCAATTGAAGAACTGGACTTCAAGCCCAACTCGTTCGACACAGTCATCATGATGGGCAGCAACTTCGGCTTATTCGGCGGCTTAAAAACGGCTAAGAGAATACTGAAGAAACTGCATAAGATCACTTCTGAGAGCGGATTGATTATTGCCAGCACTCGTGACACGTTCAAGACTAGCATCCCTGAGCACTTGGAGTATCACAAGCTCAATAGGCAGAGAGGTAGAATGCCGGGGCAACTGAGACTAAGAATAAGGTTCAGGAAATGCGTTGGCAGATGGTTCGACTACCTGATAGTGTCCAAGAAAGAAATGGAAGAGATACTCAAAGGAACAGGATGGAAAATCAAGGAAACCATAGACTCAGACAACTCAGCATACATAGCAGCTTTTCAAAAAACTTACACGTGTGCGCACAAGCAATAA
- the ftsY gene encoding signal recognition particle-docking protein FtsY: MFQKLRAGLKGLVEKVATTQLKAEQIRPVLQDFKLELIENDVAFSVADHLGAEMEKRLDGVQVKRLEDRKQVVRDNLRSVLLGILTPSEKIDFLELAERKRGLKEPFVVVFVGINGTGKTTSIAKVAKLLMRRGFSVVLACADTYRAGSIEQLEEHARRLGVRMIKHGYGSDPAAVAFDAISHARAHGINVVLIDTAGRIQTDRNLMAELGKVKRVVKPDLTVLTVDSLTGNDAVMQAEEFHKSVGIDATILTKTDADVKGGSALSVTYVTKKPVLFIGTGQRYDDLEEFKPERFTDMILK, translated from the coding sequence GTGTTCCAGAAACTGAGAGCCGGCCTTAAAGGGTTAGTTGAGAAGGTTGCTACAACCCAGCTGAAGGCTGAGCAGATTCGTCCTGTTTTGCAGGATTTCAAGTTAGAGCTTATCGAGAATGATGTGGCTTTTTCGGTTGCGGATCATTTAGGGGCTGAAATGGAGAAGCGGTTGGATGGTGTGCAGGTTAAGAGGCTTGAGGACAGGAAACAGGTGGTTAGGGATAACCTGCGGTCTGTGTTGCTTGGGATTTTGACTCCGAGCGAGAAGATCGACTTTCTGGAGTTGGCTGAGAGGAAGCGTGGGTTGAAGGAGCCTTTTGTTGTTGTTTTTGTCGGTATTAATGGCACGGGTAAGACTACGAGTATTGCGAAAGTGGCTAAGCTTTTGATGAGGCGTGGGTTTAGTGTGGTTTTGGCTTGTGCGGATACTTATCGGGCTGGTTCGATTGAGCAGTTGGAGGAGCATGCTCGCCGGTTGGGTGTGCGTATGATTAAGCATGGGTATGGCAGTGATCCGGCTGCGGTGGCTTTTGATGCGATTAGTCATGCTCGGGCTCATGGGATTAATGTGGTTTTGATTGATACGGCGGGGCGGATTCAGACTGATCGGAATTTGATGGCGGAGTTGGGTAAGGTTAAGCGTGTGGTTAAGCCTGATTTGACTGTGCTTACGGTTGATTCGTTGACGGGTAATGACGCTGTTATGCAGGCTGAGGAGTTTCATAAGAGTGTGGGTATTGATGCTACTATTTTGACTAAGACGGATGCGGATGTTAAGGGTGGGTCAGCGCTTAGTGTAACCTATGTGACTAAGAAGCCTGTTTTGTTCATTGGTACGGGTCAACGGTATGATGATTTGGAGGAGTTTAAGCCTGAACGCTTCACGGATATGATACTCAAGTAA
- a CDS encoding aminopeptidase, translating to MVDPRIEKLAKLCVQYCVAVKPKDKVLIEGRDIAHPLINEIYKECILSDADPSILPELDTDYIFYKYAKKHQLHQNFTRSIWNFIIKKVDVYITVGCNPNPKRLTGVDPAKIATRQASWKDFMDEYMKRSGAGDLRWVLLPYPISADAQEASMALQEYEDFVYKSCLIDKEDPVKEWKKIRSSQERICKYLNNADKIEITCKDSELVFSVKGRKWENCDGKFNMPDGEVFTAPVEDSVNGTIRFSYPGIYSGKEIEDITLTFKGGKVTKAKAAKGNELLQEILRIEGADRIGEVAVGTNYGITRFTKRILFDEKMGGTIHMALGASYPETGGLNKSAVHWDLLKDMKKDGEIRADGKLIYKKGKFLI from the coding sequence ATGGTGGATCCGAGAATCGAGAAACTTGCGAAGCTTTGCGTTCAATACTGTGTTGCTGTGAAGCCGAAGGACAAAGTTCTCATCGAAGGAAGAGATATCGCCCACCCATTGATAAACGAGATATACAAAGAGTGCATTCTGAGCGATGCAGACCCGTCGATTCTTCCGGAGCTTGACACCGACTACATATTCTACAAATACGCAAAGAAACACCAGTTGCACCAAAACTTCACCCGGTCCATCTGGAATTTCATTATCAAGAAAGTCGATGTCTACATAACTGTGGGCTGCAATCCCAACCCAAAACGCCTAACTGGCGTAGACCCAGCAAAAATCGCGACGAGGCAAGCTTCATGGAAAGATTTCATGGATGAATACATGAAACGTTCCGGTGCTGGTGATCTTCGTTGGGTACTCTTACCTTACCCGATCAGTGCCGACGCCCAAGAAGCTTCCATGGCACTACAGGAATATGAAGACTTTGTGTACAAAAGCTGCTTGATCGACAAAGAGGACCCAGTTAAAGAATGGAAGAAGATTCGCTCAAGTCAGGAAAGGATCTGCAAGTATCTAAATAACGCTGACAAAATCGAAATTACATGTAAGGACTCTGAACTCGTCTTCAGCGTGAAGGGAAGAAAATGGGAAAACTGCGACGGAAAATTCAACATGCCCGACGGTGAGGTCTTTACAGCACCAGTTGAAGACTCAGTCAATGGCACCATAAGATTCAGTTACCCGGGAATATATTCGGGCAAAGAAATCGAGGACATAACTCTTACATTCAAAGGCGGAAAGGTGACAAAGGCAAAGGCAGCTAAGGGCAATGAGTTGCTGCAGGAGATTCTGAGAATCGAGGGTGCAGACCGGATCGGCGAAGTCGCCGTCGGAACCAATTATGGCATAACAAGATTCACAAAGAGAATTCTCTTTGATGAAAAGATGGGCGGGACAATTCACATGGCTCTTGGTGCTTCCTACCCTGAGACTGGGGGACTCAACAAGTCAGCTGTTCATTGGGACCTGTTGAAAGACATGAAGAAAGACGGAGAAATACGCGCAGACGGCAAGCTAATCTACAAGAAAGGAAAATTCCTAATATAG
- a CDS encoding 50S ribosomal protein L39e has translation MARNKPTAKKRRLAKVGKQRKAVPTWVMAKTRGRVRTNPKRGHWTRSKIKP, from the coding sequence ATGGCACGAAACAAGCCAACAGCCAAAAAACGTCGATTAGCTAAAGTTGGGAAGCAGAGAAAAGCGGTTCCAACATGGGTCATGGCTAAGACTCGAGGTAGAGTGCGAACCAACCCGAAAAGGGGGCATTGGACACGGTCGAAGATAAAGCCGTAG